The Strix uralensis isolate ZFMK-TIS-50842 chromosome 4, bStrUra1, whole genome shotgun sequence genomic interval GTAGATTGGAAAACTTGAACCAGACTAAAAGTTTTCTTCACTTCAGAGTTACTAATAACAGTAAATTATAAAATTGAGTTAGAAATAGCTTGTTCAGCATACATGCTGCATCCAGTTTACCTTAAAACAGATGGCTTTTCTCAAAGTAGTTAAAAAGCATTGGTCATCTTTAATTCAGGATTGTCTTCCTTTTGAGGTTAGTGTAATAAGTAATACGCTGTGGGAGACAGTGAAGCTTAAATACACCTGAAGTttgaataaaatgtgatttttctgtgatttttttgttttgagtgtCTCCAGGTTTTATGAGTGAATTTTGAAATGGCAGATTACAGTTCCATGCCTCTCATCTCCAACAATAAAAGTACATCAGAGGGTTTGAAGACAGTTTAGTTACTGTGCAGGCTTTAAACTCATGGTGATACtgtatgcagaaaaaaatttacaagttAGAGGACAGAGGATATACATTGTGACAAAGGCAAaactgtgaaaatgaaataaagaatcaTTTAGTAGATCAAAAAGGACATTTTCATAAAGTAGAACAAGAAGATCTGTGCATAGCTGAGACAAGTCTAGTTTATATGGTAAATCATTAAACTCTCAAGCTCCAGAAATAGCATGCCATTCCTCAGTTCTTGGCCTGGAATGGTGTTCAAGGCACTGGAATGGTATTTCTTTGGTCATACTTGCTCTCTGCCCTTTCTTTACAGACTGGTTGAGCTTGGTAGGGACCTCTGTAGGTCACAACCTCCAACCCCAATGCTCAAGCTAGGCCACTTAGAACCAGTTGCACAggactgtgcccaggtggcttttgagtatctccaaggtgggagactctacaacctttctgggcaacctgtgctggtGCTGTCACCCTCACAGTAGTGTTTCCTAACTTTCACTACTACTCATGTGTAGTTCAGGTCAAGTAGAATGTGTTTCTCCAGTGGTAGTAGAGGAGATCTTGCTTAAAAAGATTACAGGAGAGTGTGAGAATGAGATAGAAGCAGTATCTTCTGCTTGATCCATTGCTTGCTTCCTTACCCATCTAGACCAAAACAAATGTTATATTTACTGTCCAGTATCCATTGCACACTTCTTCACTCTAGGGACAGTTCTGTGGAGCAGTGAATacaaagaattcagaaaattatttttaagatgaaagTTAAGAGGCCAGAGCTGGTTCTCTTCTATAGGTAACATGATTTAGTAACAGTTCTTCCCTCAGAGGGAGATCACTGTATAACACCTGTCTGTTACTGTTGTACAGTGAATGACCTAACAAAACAATGGAATGCACTGGTATGGAGTGAAACCAAATCATGTTGGACTTTGACTCATTTTCACTCCTGGAGGTATTTGTTACTTCTGGTAAGAAGGCAAAATAATTGGTTTTTTTACAACAGATTGCAACACTGCCtttgaaactttattttaatCAGATCCCAATGTATCCTGAAATGATTCGTGCTCCAAAACTAGTTACAGCATTCAAAGTCTAAGGATTAAGACAACAGAAAACCCATAATAACTTGGGTTGCTTTTGCTGCAATGCTAGTATTTTGAACTGTAGTTACCTACTACAGGATTGCTGTCTGCATAACAGCAAGGAGTTCAAACAAAACTTAACCCTTCAGTGATAAACTTTGAAGAACATAAGTTAACCTATTAGACTAACTGTCTTATTTCAAAAAAGCCTTCACCCTTTATATACAAGTTTGTATATTCATACAGTATTTATTCAAAGACAGACTGGAATATTTCTTGCCCCACTTTTATATAAGCTTCTCTCTCTTCATTTGTCATGAGAGACACAAGCTCTGGATTTTCACTAACTTCATCATATGAATGAGGCTGACCAGCTACTATTAAAATAGGACCTTGTGTTTCCTGTTCCTCCTCTTGTTTAAAGTTGCTGCCTGCTACTTTCATTCCTGCTTTTCCGGAGCGCTTGGCATCTTCTTCAGACTCGCTAGTATCACTGCCTGATTCAGGTAGCTTGCTTTTGACAAGAGAAGCCTGGTCTGTGCTAGACAATGACTTGGATTCATGGATCAGAAGAGTCTTGATGATGTCATTATCAGTGTTGGTTCctttaacactttcttcagaagcaTTTAGTCCTAATACACAATACTAAGTGTTAGAGGTATCAATAGTTTAGAGTTACCACAGGCAtcctacagaaattatttttttttctactctggATCTTTTTTACCCACACTAGCATTTTCTCAAAAGTGCTGGCATTTCCAAGAGCTTTCCACTTTAAAAATTACCACTAATGTTGCATGGTTAGAGCCAAAAATTTCAGGACCTGGTACCTGACCTCTGGCTTTAGGAATACTACCTAAATCAGTCTAAAGACTAGTTTTGAGAAACTAAGATCTGATAGCCACTAGTGAAGAATTGAAACACTATTCTGTATGCTAAACCAAGCTCACTAGATTTTCAATAGGAAAGCTGTATTTAAATGCACTAGGGATGCTGAATTTAAGTATTTGCCAATGCTTAAAACTTACCAATGCTATTGTTGGTGGCTGTTGCTCCTTCCACCGTGCTCTGTGACATCCAGATAGGTTGCTTTTTAgttgctttttctcttgttttctgcttGGTCTGAGAGTCTTGCATATCAATAACTAAGTTTTGGGTGTACATGTTGCCAAAAGAGGTACTTCTATCGGTCCATTTTTCAGGTCGGCTGCGTGATTCCAGCACACTTGAACCCACCTTCTGatcaaagctgaaagaaatgtcACACATTTTGGACAGGTTAAATTCAGTCAAGAACCCCCTATTTCTCattcaaaaaaaagaagacataaaaacCATGTTTTGTCAGCAGACTGGCTTTAACAAGTGCTCTATATTAAAACAACTTGGATTCCCTGTTACTTCATCTCAGAGGCAAGTGGTTCTGAACTACTGATTTTTGCACAGGTTCTTCAGTAGCACATCTCTGGATGAAGCACACTGTGTTACTTTCTCACAGAAAGCACAATGAACATTAGCTGAAGGAGAAATCAAAAATTAATACAGCAAAAAATGAAACTATAAATGCATAACTAATGTAGATATTATAGGCTTCTTCATTAAGCAGCTGGCAGTACTGAACAAAGGAGAATGGAGTAAAAAGTAGGCTGCAAGTTCAGTATTGGAAAGATTTTACAACTGGAAAGTTGTGGGGTTTGTATGGATCAGAAGTTCTAGGGTTACATTTATACCTTTCAGATAATTCTGGTATTTCTGTTGGCTCAGGCTCCAGCAAGTCATATGGCAGAACAGTATCTTCAGTCTCACGCAGTAGCACAAAGATAGGTTCCATCTGCTCATTGAATTTTGCTAGCAATGTTCGAGCATCACGCTTAGGAAGCGCTGAGGCATCTTCCTCTACTTCAGTGTTGCAGTAAGTGCAACGGAAGGTCTCTGCAACATTATCCAAATTGGAAATGCTCATGTTCATAGGACACAAAAGATCAGCAGTACCTTGTTAAGAAATCCACAGCCTGGACAATTACCAAAATACTCTGACTTTATCCATTTGTTCACATTAACTACAGGAACTCAAGTTATAAaatcaagcctttttttttttttttgagaaggacTGTTATTCACACACTTGCTATGCAAGAGAGAAATGTCtatattggggggaaaaaaaagacatggagTATCATCATACCgtaaggtttattttttttcttctctgatctcATCTCTTAGTTCATAATGTAAGGAAAAAGACATTTGCAAGCTTAAATACCATCTTATTTTAGTTGTTCAGAGTTCTAAAGTTCAAAAAGActcatttaaaaccaaaacatatgcTAAAAACCTATATTCATgtcttaagcaaaaaaaaattaaagcatattcTGTTAAAATCTATCACCAGCCTcaatgtttgcatttcagtaacTTGACAAAGTCCCTGCATTTAGAACAAAGGGATGATTTTGCTAACTGACAGAACTCTAATGTCACCTTTGACATTTCCAGTTAGTCATATCAAGTTCATTCTCCCTGGCTCTGGATGTTAACACAGTTGCTGTGCTTAGAGTAATGTATTACAATATGATGCCATTTTAACTCATTTTGAAAGAGTACTCTCTATTTAGTTACTTTGATTTTTAGAGAAGAGAAACACGCAAGCTCTGATGCCCCTTTCTGTGGACATGTCGTGTTGCCCTGGGAGGAGCCTACCCTTCCCCGTTTCCTGCACAGGACTGACAGAAGGCCTCTCCTCTGCTGCCGGGCTGCAATGCGCTTATTACAGCAAGTGGCTGGAAATAGTTTTATCCATCTTGTCCAACTCTTGCATTAGAAGAATTGAACACATAAATGGATTAACTAACACATTCAGAACGGAGTCAAGTGAGTACTGTATTCTCATGTCCGTATGAGGGACTCACAAGAATTGGATGAGTAATCTTAAACCAGGTTAAGCATCTTGTTCATAGCAAAGCTGTAGCCTGACATCAGATTCCCAACCCCAGCTTATATATTCAAGATTAGAACAGGccaagcaagaggaaaaatagaCAGCTTTTTCTCTTACTCAACTCCCAGCTTCTCCTGTCCCAGGCCCTTGTCCACCGGCAAACAAGAAGTATATCTTAACAAACATGCTTTTATTGCAAAGTTCACACAGGAGCCAATTTTGTGCTATCACAGTTATTCTTTAAGATAAGAGCAAACAAATAATCTAAGCAACATACCTGTAAATACATCGAAGAGCTGATTGACTTCCAGGTCCGTGTAAGTGCTGGAGCAAGATGGACATTTAAAAGAGGACCTGGTAGTTGCATCCCGCTCATCTGCTTCTATTTTCCGGCGCACATGATCCAGTTTGTATTTTACCACATCCACCAGCACCTTGTAATTGATGTAATAGTAATTGTGCCTTGTGCTCTTCCCATTAGGCCCCGTTACAACTCGCATACGCAGCTTCACAAGCTTGTCTGCCTTGAGTGTGTTAAGGATAGCACGCAGTTGCTTATGCTCATACTT includes:
- the LOC141942630 gene encoding general transcription factor IIE subunit 1-like; this encodes MEEQNVIREVPAVLKRLAKYIVRGFYGVEYSLALDILIRYPCVKEDDLLQLLKYEHKQLRAILNTLKADKLVKLRMRVVTGPNGKSTRHNYYYINYKVLVDVVKYKLDHVRRKIEADERDATTRSSFKCPSCSSTYTDLEVNQLFDVFTETFRCTYCNTEVEEDASALPKRDARTLLAKFNEQMEPIFVLLRETEDTVLPYDLLEPEPTEIPELSESFDQKVGSSVLESRSRPEKWTDRSTSFGNMYTQNLVIDMQDSQTKQKTREKATKKQPIWMSQSTVEGATATNNSIGLNASEESVKGTNTDNDIIKTLLIHESKSLSSTDQASLVKSKLPESGSDTSESEEDAKRSGKAGMKVAGSNFKQEEEQETQGPILIVAGQPHSYDEVSENPELVSLMTNEEREAYIKVGQEIFQSVFE